A part of Scophthalmus maximus strain ysfricsl-2021 chromosome 20, ASM2237912v1, whole genome shotgun sequence genomic DNA contains:
- the LOC118285165 gene encoding oocyte zinc finger protein XlCOF6-like isoform X2, which produces MSSRGTFEGRVCAVMEALVAAAVAELRRLLAGECGAGGARDAAVKSEEEESDVTPPPERRSDDATTKRFAALMEAWTKDAVEKILTALKVSEASEVVPVLNDKTKKTSVMKKAGQGARAKKQSAARRKKMDHMYYRATHKDVREEDADASTATPKTEKKKKKKTSTTTTGPFKCPSCDKPFALKCLMERHYQTHSKPHLCPECGKRFATIRGLVGHSRRHTGEKLYKCSDCGTEFAHKSTFARHERQHCVKNLSVHVCTFCEGSFAGVLAFQRHRCWALEKTFVCSLCPETFESRERLADHEHQHPGARDFVCEMCGETFLSSSSLATHRVTHARRDTCCDELGLGCSDASVLKIHLSKHTGEKLFPCEVCGKGCSHRSALKHHMLTHTGERPFVCDTCGKRCGHASALQNHMRVHTGRKPGQPPVCCVCGKTFRSAVNLKYHMSVHTGEKPYACDRCDKKFSNPSNLKVHATIHSGEKMYGCNVCGKRFTQAFSLKLHRRIHTGERPYRCTVCGKEFINGGDFRKHQRGHQPEEAGGGRPEKN; this is translated from the exons ATGTCGAGCAGGGGGACGTTCGAGGGCCGCGTGTGCGCCGTGATGGAGGCcctggtggcggcggcggtggcggagCTCCGCAGGCTGCTGGCGGGGGAGTGCGGGGCCGGCGGGGCCCGCGACGCGGCGGtgaagagcgaggaggaggagagcgacgTGACTCCGCCACCGGAGCGGCGCTCTGATGACGCCACGACG AAGCGTTTTGCGGCGCTCATGGAAGCGTGGACCAAAGATGCGGTTGAGAAAATATTGACGGCGTTGAAAGTTTCCGAAGCGTCTGAAGTTGTTCCTGTGCTGAACGACAAGACGAAGAAGACCAGCGTGATGAAGAAAGCCGGGCAAGGGGCCAGGGCTAAAAAGC AATCAGCagccagaagaaagaaaatggaccATATGTATTACAGAG CCACACACAAAGACGTCAGGGAGGAGGATGCGGACGCTTCGACCGCCACACCCAAGAccgaaaagaagaagaagaagaagacgtcgACGACGACGACCGGGCCGTTCAAATGTCCGTCGTGCGACAAGCCGTTTGCTCTGAAGTGTCTGATGGAGAGGCACTACCAGACCCACTCCAAGCCTCACCTTTGCCCGGAGTGTGGCAAACGTTTCGCCACCATCCGGGGGCTCGTCGGCCACTCGAGGCGTCACACGGGAGAGAAGCTTTACAAGTGCTCCGACTGCGGCACGGAGTTTGCTCACAAGTCCACCTTCGCGAGACACGAGCGTCAGCACTGCGTGAAGAACCTGAGCGTCCACGTGTGCACGTTTTGTGAGGGTTCGTTCGCCGGGGTGCTGGCGTTTCAGCGCCACAGGTGCTGGGCCCTGGAGAAGACCTTCGTCTGCTCCCTTTGCCCAGAGACGTTCGAGAGCAGGGAGCGCTTGGCCGATCACGAGCATCAGCATCCCGGAGCCAGAGACTTTGTCTGCGAAATGTGTGGCGAGACcttcctctcgtcctcgtcCTTGGCCACGCACCGCGTGACTCACGCGCGGAGGGACACCTGCTGTGACGAGCTCGGCCTCGGCTGCAGCGACGCGAGCGTCCTCAAGATCCACCTGAGCAAGCACACCGGGGAAAAGCTCTTCCCCTGCGAGGTGTGCGGCAAAGGCTGCAGCCACCGCAGCGCCCTGAAGCACCACATGCTGACCCACACGGGCGAGAGGCCGTTCGTCTGCGACACCTGCGGCAAGCGCTGCGGCCACGCCAGCGCGCTGCAGAACCACATGAGGGTCCACACGGGGAGGAAGCCGGGGCAGCCGCCGGTCTGCTGCGTGTGCGGGAAAACGTTCCGCAGCGCCGTCAACCTGAAGTACCACATGAGCGTGCACACGGGCGAGAAGCCCTACGCCTGCGACCGCTGCGACAAAAAGTTCAGCAACCCCAGCAACCTCAAGGTGCACGCGACCATCCACTCGGGGGAGAAGATGTACGGCTGCAACGTCTGCGGCAAGAGGTTCACTCAGGCGTTCAGCCTCAAGCTGCACCGACGCATCCACACGGGGGAACGGCCGTATCGCTGCACGGTCTGCGGGAAAGAGTTCATAAACGGCGGCGACTTCAGGAAGCATCAGAGGGGCCACCAGCCcgaggaggcgggaggcggACGgcctgaaaaaaactaa
- the LOC118285165 gene encoding oocyte zinc finger protein XlCOF6-like isoform X1, whose amino-acid sequence MSSRGTFEGRVCAVMEALVAAAVAELRRLLAGECGAGGARDAAVKSEEEESDVTPPPERRSDDATTKRFAALMEAWTKDAVEKILTALKVSEASEVVPVLNDKTKKTSVMKKAGQGARAKKQSAARRKKMDHMYYREEQQTEKPAAAAAATDSESVNEPATHKDVREEDADASTATPKTEKKKKKKTSTTTTGPFKCPSCDKPFALKCLMERHYQTHSKPHLCPECGKRFATIRGLVGHSRRHTGEKLYKCSDCGTEFAHKSTFARHERQHCVKNLSVHVCTFCEGSFAGVLAFQRHRCWALEKTFVCSLCPETFESRERLADHEHQHPGARDFVCEMCGETFLSSSSLATHRVTHARRDTCCDELGLGCSDASVLKIHLSKHTGEKLFPCEVCGKGCSHRSALKHHMLTHTGERPFVCDTCGKRCGHASALQNHMRVHTGRKPGQPPVCCVCGKTFRSAVNLKYHMSVHTGEKPYACDRCDKKFSNPSNLKVHATIHSGEKMYGCNVCGKRFTQAFSLKLHRRIHTGERPYRCTVCGKEFINGGDFRKHQRGHQPEEAGGGRPEKN is encoded by the exons ATGTCGAGCAGGGGGACGTTCGAGGGCCGCGTGTGCGCCGTGATGGAGGCcctggtggcggcggcggtggcggagCTCCGCAGGCTGCTGGCGGGGGAGTGCGGGGCCGGCGGGGCCCGCGACGCGGCGGtgaagagcgaggaggaggagagcgacgTGACTCCGCCACCGGAGCGGCGCTCTGATGACGCCACGACG AAGCGTTTTGCGGCGCTCATGGAAGCGTGGACCAAAGATGCGGTTGAGAAAATATTGACGGCGTTGAAAGTTTCCGAAGCGTCTGAAGTTGTTCCTGTGCTGAACGACAAGACGAAGAAGACCAGCGTGATGAAGAAAGCCGGGCAAGGGGCCAGGGCTAAAAAGC AATCAGCagccagaagaaagaaaatggaccATATGTATTACAGAG aagagcaacagactgaaaaaccagcagcagcagcagcagcaactgacTCAGAATCAGTTAATGAACCTG CCACACACAAAGACGTCAGGGAGGAGGATGCGGACGCTTCGACCGCCACACCCAAGAccgaaaagaagaagaagaagaagacgtcgACGACGACGACCGGGCCGTTCAAATGTCCGTCGTGCGACAAGCCGTTTGCTCTGAAGTGTCTGATGGAGAGGCACTACCAGACCCACTCCAAGCCTCACCTTTGCCCGGAGTGTGGCAAACGTTTCGCCACCATCCGGGGGCTCGTCGGCCACTCGAGGCGTCACACGGGAGAGAAGCTTTACAAGTGCTCCGACTGCGGCACGGAGTTTGCTCACAAGTCCACCTTCGCGAGACACGAGCGTCAGCACTGCGTGAAGAACCTGAGCGTCCACGTGTGCACGTTTTGTGAGGGTTCGTTCGCCGGGGTGCTGGCGTTTCAGCGCCACAGGTGCTGGGCCCTGGAGAAGACCTTCGTCTGCTCCCTTTGCCCAGAGACGTTCGAGAGCAGGGAGCGCTTGGCCGATCACGAGCATCAGCATCCCGGAGCCAGAGACTTTGTCTGCGAAATGTGTGGCGAGACcttcctctcgtcctcgtcCTTGGCCACGCACCGCGTGACTCACGCGCGGAGGGACACCTGCTGTGACGAGCTCGGCCTCGGCTGCAGCGACGCGAGCGTCCTCAAGATCCACCTGAGCAAGCACACCGGGGAAAAGCTCTTCCCCTGCGAGGTGTGCGGCAAAGGCTGCAGCCACCGCAGCGCCCTGAAGCACCACATGCTGACCCACACGGGCGAGAGGCCGTTCGTCTGCGACACCTGCGGCAAGCGCTGCGGCCACGCCAGCGCGCTGCAGAACCACATGAGGGTCCACACGGGGAGGAAGCCGGGGCAGCCGCCGGTCTGCTGCGTGTGCGGGAAAACGTTCCGCAGCGCCGTCAACCTGAAGTACCACATGAGCGTGCACACGGGCGAGAAGCCCTACGCCTGCGACCGCTGCGACAAAAAGTTCAGCAACCCCAGCAACCTCAAGGTGCACGCGACCATCCACTCGGGGGAGAAGATGTACGGCTGCAACGTCTGCGGCAAGAGGTTCACTCAGGCGTTCAGCCTCAAGCTGCACCGACGCATCCACACGGGGGAACGGCCGTATCGCTGCACGGTCTGCGGGAAAGAGTTCATAAACGGCGGCGACTTCAGGAAGCATCAGAGGGGCCACCAGCCcgaggaggcgggaggcggACGgcctgaaaaaaactaa